The DNA segment CTCTTTTATGAGTATAAACACGAAAACACCAATAATAATGAGGGGTACGATGACCACCATGGTGTTAAATAAATCAAATCCTGTAGACATCGACTCTATTGGCATAATATTCACTCCTTTTAAAATAATAGTATAATAATATACGTATTATTGGTAAAATAGTTTCAATCTTCACAAAAAAAGGGTGACAATGATGATGCGCTATCCAAAAGGTCTTCAAACAGGTCAAACAATCGGAGTAACAGCACCTTCTTCAGGTGTTGATAGTGAATTACACGATTTAATACACCTTAGTAAAAAGCAATTAGAAAACCGAGGATACAATATTAAAATTGGAGAAACTGTGTGGACTCAATACAAAGCCGCTTCAGCTACAAAAGAAAAGCGTGCTGCCGAATTAAATGCTATGCTTCAAAACCATGATATCCGCACTATAATACCTCCATGGGGAGGGGAAATTTTGCAAGAGATCCTTCCACTCATTGAATGGGAGAAGGCTCAAGCTAAATGGATTCTTGGGTATTCAGATACTAGTACTTTATTGTTTGCATTAACGCTAAAAACGGGCATTGCAACTGTACATGGTACGAACTTAATTGAATTGCGAAGTGACGAATGGGATCCAACTACAAGTAAATTTTTAGAAGTACTTTCTTCTGAAGAAGGCTCAATGATTAAACAAGTATCGTCTTCTTATTATCAATCTAAGTGGAACCACGATAAAATACCTGATCCGTATATCTATAAATTAGATACAACAACGAACTGGGAAACGGTTAGTAATTTACCTGTAGAAATGAACGGTCGCTTACTAGGAGGATGTTTGGATACAATTCATCACTTAATTGGGACGCCATACGGGGATGTAAAAGAATTTCAAAAAACGTATTTAAATAATGAACCAATCTTGTGGTATTTCGAGAACTGTGAGATGTCAGCAACAGATTTCCATCGAACATTAATGCAAATGCAGCAATCTGGTTGGTTTGAGAATGCATCTGGAGTTCTATTTGGACGTACAGTTGCCGGTCAAGAAGTCGGTGGCTTTACAACTCTAGATGCCTTAGAAAGATTTGCGGAAGCAACTAGTTTACCAGTCATCTACAATGCAGATATTGGACACGTTCCGCCTCAATTGACTTTTATCAACGGAGCTTATGCTGAGATTAAAGCTAATAACGGAACAGGTGAAATGACGATGATTTTAAAGAAATAAACAAAAGCTGTTCCTCTCAATATTTTGAGAAGAACAGCTTTTTAAAATGATGTAAAAGTTTTTGCTTTTCAAAGAAATGGATTATGTTTTATGGTTCTATCTACAAACATAGTCTTACTTTTCTTAAGATAGTCCTTGGCCTAGAGCAAACTCTTTGTATAACTTATGAGAATCAAAAAGCTCGCTATGTGTGCCAGAGCCCGTAATGTGACCACCTTCAAGTACAAGGATTTGATCTGCATGTAGAACAGTTGCCAGGCGGTGGGCAATTACTAAGGTAGTTCTACCTTTCATTAGCAATTGCAAGGCTTCTTGAACTAAGATCTCCGAACCACTATCTAAATTTGACGTTGCTTCATCAAGTAGTAAAATCTGAGGATTGTATAATAATGCACGTGCGATCGCAATTCGCTGACGTTGTCCACCTGACAATTTCATTCCACGTTCACCAACTAATGTCTCAAAACCTTGAGGAAGTTTTTCGATAAACTCCCAAGCATTAGCTGCAATGGCTGCTTCTTTAATTATTTCGAGTGGTGGACTTTGATTAAAACCGTACGCCAAGTTGTCTAAGATAGAACCATTCATTAACGGACTTTCTTGCGACACATAGCCGATTCGTCCACGCCAGTCCCCTAAGGGTAAATCACTAATAGCTGTGTGTCCGACGAAAATAGCTCCACTATTTGGCTCGTAAAAGCGTTCTAATAAAGAGAAAATCGTCGTTTTTCCACCTCCACTAGGACCTACAAAGGCTGTAACTGTTCCAGGGACAGCTTCAAAGGATACATCTGTTAAAATCTTTTTGTCCTCAGAGTAAGAAAAATAAACTTGTTCAAATCTAAGGGATTCTTTATTAATTACTGGAGAACCAGTAATGGTTTCATGGTCTAGTTCCAACATATTTTGAATTCGTTCCGTTGCACCGACTGCTTTTTGATAAGCAGTGAAGAATGAAGCCATTTGAGCAAATGGCACAACAATTTGAAATAAGTAAAAGATAATGGCGACGAGGGAACCTGGAGATAATTGTCCATTTGAAACTTGCATGCCACCATACCCTAAAATCACGACAAGAATTCCCATCATAATTAACGTCATAATAGGTGAAATAATGGATTGAATACGAGCTTCTTTCAAACCGAATTGAAACAACTTCCCAATGGCTTGATCGCCTTTAAGACTTTCGGTTTCTTCTGCACGGTAAGCTTTAACTAACCGAATATCTGATAAAACCCGACCGAGTAATCCAGAGAATTTAGCCATTTCTTCTTGAGTTCCTTTTGCTACTTTATGCATTTTACGACCTAGAGGAATAATAATAGCCATTGCAAGAGGTACGCTCACTAGCAAAATTAATGTCATTTTCCAATCAATAAAGAATAATATAATGACGGAGCCAATAACTGAAATAATGCCAGATACAAATGTTACTAAATGACCTGTTATAAGCTGCTTTAATATCGAAGTATCTTGTGTAATCCGACTCATTGTTTCCCCGGTTTCGAGTGAATCGAAATATGGAATGGGTAGTCGTAATACTTTGCGCCATAATTTCATACGTAAATCTGAAACAATGGTTTCCCCAATGTACGATAACAAATAGTAAGAAACACCACCTGCGATAGCTTGGAGAATAAAGACGATGAATAAAAGTGTGATTATACGCCAATCGAATATGGCAGTTGTCAATGAGTCAACTAAGTCTTTTGTAACAAGAGGAATAATCAAGCCAGTAATTGTTTCAGCTAAAGCTAATAAAACTGCGAAGACAGTTATACCAAATGGCCATTTTAATGAACGAATCAGCTGGAAAAATTGTTTTGAAGAAGAAGGTTTTTTAGTCAAGCTATTTCTCGTCCTTTCGTACCTATAGGGATGAATAATTTTACATCTTTAATATTAATATATCATACAAGTATTGACTATCTTCAGACATTCCTTGACAATAAAATAAGTGAAAGTAATAAAAAAGTTGGTATATATATACAATTATTTTATTTGTAATAAATTCAAAAAAACTGGGTGTGACAACATGTCAAAAAGACAACTACAAACCTACATATTGCTTTCTATCGTATTAATGACAGTCGTTGCTATAACCATTATTAATTACCAATACACAAAAAAATATGTGTTAGAAACTGTTGAAAAAGAAACGAAGGAACTTCTAAATAATTTTACAGATGAAACAAACAAATTCTCAAATGAGCGAGTCGTTGAACTTAAATTAATTGCAGATTACCTATTATTACTTGATGGTGAAGATGAAGACGTAATAAAATTTCTTAATAAACAGAGTGAAAATATGCCGTTTTTCACTTCTCTTGGTTTTATTAATCCTCAAGGTAAAATCTTGGCTGGAGATGGATCGGCTTTTCCAGTCAATCAACCTGAATCCTTCGCAAGAGCATTGCAAGGCGAAATCGTTTTTAGTGATTTGTTTCCACTTTATCAAGACTCCAATCAGATTGTTACAGCTATACGTGTGCCTGTAGGACAAAATGAAGAAATTATTGGTGTAATATCAGGTGTGGTAAATATGGGGAATATTTTAGGTGCCATAGCTAAAAAATCTAGTTTGCCAGGAACGTTGTATTTATATAAAGAAGATCAGTTAGTGTTCTCAACAACTGATGAAACTTTAGAAGAAAAAGTACCCAATGCCAAACAATTAGTAAATGAAATGCAAGTGAAGGAAAATGGGTCGAAAATGGTCAATCACAAGACAGGTCATTATGTAATGTATCAACGAGCAGGGGAAGACTGGACGGTGCTTGTTGATTCGTTTAGTAATGATTTAGAAAGCCATATTTCATCTATTTTTTGGCGAAACATTCTTATTGTTGTACTGACATTCTTAATTTTATGTGGTGTTTCAATTTATATCAGAAGAAATGATGTTAGAGAAGATAAAATGCTTAAAAGAGATTTGTTAACTAATCTTCCTAATCGAGTATTGTTTGAAGAAAAATTAACAAAAGATTTAGACCCTACAAGTTTCAAGAATTTCTCGTTACTTTTCATTAATTTAGATCGTTTTAAAGATATAAATGAACGTATTGGTTATCAATTAGGCGACCGTGTATTATTTGAGCTTAGCAATAAAATTCAAGCGTTTGCTAACCGCAATGAATTGTACCGCGTTGGTGGAGATGAGTTTGTTATCATCGTTCCATCAAATTCTGAAGAGGAACTAGAATCATTAACAGCTCGTTTAATTAAATTAATGGAGGAACCCGTAGAAGTCTCTTCATTTGAGAGTATTTGGATAACACTAAGTCTTGGGATACGAAA comes from the Paenisporosarcina antarctica genome and includes:
- a CDS encoding S66 family peptidase, which encodes MMRYPKGLQTGQTIGVTAPSSGVDSELHDLIHLSKKQLENRGYNIKIGETVWTQYKAASATKEKRAAELNAMLQNHDIRTIIPPWGGEILQEILPLIEWEKAQAKWILGYSDTSTLLFALTLKTGIATVHGTNLIELRSDEWDPTTSKFLEVLSSEEGSMIKQVSSSYYQSKWNHDKIPDPYIYKLDTTTNWETVSNLPVEMNGRLLGGCLDTIHHLIGTPYGDVKEFQKTYLNNEPILWYFENCEMSATDFHRTLMQMQQSGWFENASGVLFGRTVAGQEVGGFTTLDALERFAEATSLPVIYNADIGHVPPQLTFINGAYAEIKANNGTGEMTMILKK
- a CDS encoding bifunctional diguanylate cyclase/phosphodiesterase, with protein sequence MSKRQLQTYILLSIVLMTVVAITIINYQYTKKYVLETVEKETKELLNNFTDETNKFSNERVVELKLIADYLLLLDGEDEDVIKFLNKQSENMPFFTSLGFINPQGKILAGDGSAFPVNQPESFARALQGEIVFSDLFPLYQDSNQIVTAIRVPVGQNEEIIGVISGVVNMGNILGAIAKKSSLPGTLYLYKEDQLVFSTTDETLEEKVPNAKQLVNEMQVKENGSKMVNHKTGHYVMYQRAGEDWTVLVDSFSNDLESHISSIFWRNILIVVLTFLILCGVSIYIRRNDVREDKMLKRDLLTNLPNRVLFEEKLTKDLDPTSFKNFSLLFINLDRFKDINERIGYQLGDRVLFELSNKIQAFANRNELYRVGGDEFVIIVPSNSEEELESLTARLIKLMEEPVEVSSFESIWITLSLGIRKSVLGDWPDLMMQDATFAVQEAKKQGGNRAVFFSQELANQNERARLIANNLVQALYNNEYYMVYQPVYDLSNQKITSYEALIRWESPLIGSISPVEFIPLLEDSDLIVPVGRWILRQVALQVKLWELEGYNGFQVAINISVKQMMHREFLNDVKSIIQEAKISPRRLIFEITETVAVQNSELATQILSDLNHLGVKTALDDFGTGYSSLSILKLLPIQQVKVDRMFIMEMEQEDNKSLVILQGIIDIAKNLGMSTVMEGVETSEQLELLKNMGAQKIQGYLISRPIVAELAIELQKNTWKY
- a CDS encoding ABC transporter ATP-binding protein is translated as MTKKPSSSKQFFQLIRSLKWPFGITVFAVLLALAETITGLIIPLVTKDLVDSLTTAIFDWRIITLLFIVFILQAIAGGVSYYLLSYIGETIVSDLRMKLWRKVLRLPIPYFDSLETGETMSRITQDTSILKQLITGHLVTFVSGIISVIGSVIILFFIDWKMTLILLVSVPLAMAIIIPLGRKMHKVAKGTQEEMAKFSGLLGRVLSDIRLVKAYRAEETESLKGDQAIGKLFQFGLKEARIQSIISPIMTLIMMGILVVILGYGGMQVSNGQLSPGSLVAIIFYLFQIVVPFAQMASFFTAYQKAVGATERIQNMLELDHETITGSPVINKESLRFEQVYFSYSEDKKILTDVSFEAVPGTVTAFVGPSGGGKTTIFSLLERFYEPNSGAIFVGHTAISDLPLGDWRGRIGYVSQESPLMNGSILDNLAYGFNQSPPLEIIKEAAIAANAWEFIEKLPQGFETLVGERGMKLSGGQRQRIAIARALLYNPQILLLDEATSNLDSGSEILVQEALQLLMKGRTTLVIAHRLATVLHADQILVLEGGHITGSGTHSELFDSHKLYKEFALGQGLS